Proteins found in one Lates calcarifer isolate ASB-BC8 linkage group LG8, TLL_Latcal_v3, whole genome shotgun sequence genomic segment:
- the LOC108874588 gene encoding complexin-2 — translation MDFVMKQALGGATKDMGKMLGGEEEKDPDAAKKEEERQEALRQQEEERKAKHARMEAEREKVRQTIRDKYGLKKKEEKEAEEKAAMEQACEGSLTRPKKAIPRGCGDDDEEDEESILDTVLKFLPGPLQDMFKK, via the exons GGGCCACCAAAGACATGGGTAAGATGctgggtggggaggaggagaaggaccCGGATGCAgcaaagaaggaggaggagcggcAGGAGGCGctgaggcagcaggaggaggagaggaaggccAAACATGCCCGCATGGAGGCGGAGAGGGAAAAAGTACGGCAGACCATCAGGGACAAG tatgggctgaagaagaaggaggagaaggaggcggAGGAGAAAGCAGCCATGGAGCAGGCCTGTGAGGGGTCGCTGACACGTCCGAAAAAGGCAATCCCAAGGGGCtgtggagatgatgatgaggaggacgaggagagCATCCTCGACACTGTCCTCAAGTTTCTGCCCGGACCTCTACAGGACATGTTCaagaagtaa